A stretch of Faecalibacterium duncaniae DNA encodes these proteins:
- a CDS encoding DUF4366 domain-containing protein — protein MKPDWSCRFAVGLLAILLCLCSFSMPAFASGSDPAPEPLPEIVDEEATTGGMKPEGVPITPKGNATLVDDFYGDKQLITVTTKAGNYFYILIDRANEDKETSVHFLNQVDDADLLALLDEEPQEAEVCTCTVKCEAGNVNENCPLCEKSLRNCTAPEAVKTDTETPEEKPKSSIGSLMILLVLALAGSGAALYYFKFRKPKADITGHDDLDEYDFGEDEDADEEPAEIEIHSEDGQEDET, from the coding sequence ATGAAACCTGATTGGAGCTGCCGTTTTGCAGTTGGGCTGCTGGCTATCCTGCTCTGCCTCTGCTCCTTTTCCATGCCCGCTTTTGCAAGCGGCTCTGACCCTGCCCCGGAACCTCTGCCGGAGATTGTGGACGAGGAAGCGACTACGGGCGGCATGAAGCCGGAGGGCGTGCCCATCACGCCCAAGGGCAATGCAACACTGGTGGATGATTTTTACGGTGACAAGCAGCTTATCACTGTGACCACCAAGGCCGGGAATTATTTTTACATCCTGATTGACCGCGCCAATGAGGACAAAGAAACGTCTGTCCACTTTCTGAACCAAGTGGACGATGCCGACTTGCTGGCCCTGCTGGATGAAGAACCGCAGGAAGCCGAAGTCTGCACCTGCACGGTGAAATGTGAGGCCGGGAATGTCAACGAAAACTGCCCCTTGTGTGAAAAGAGCCTGCGCAACTGCACGGCCCCGGAAGCTGTGAAAACTGACACCGAAACGCCGGAGGAAAAGCCGAAATCCAGCATAGGCAGTCTGATGATCCTGCTGGTACTGGCTCTGGCGGGCAGCGGTGCAGCACTCTATTATTTCAAGTTCCGCAAACCCAAGGCCGACATCACCGGGCACGATGATCTGGACGAGTACGATTTTGGCGAGGACGAGGATGCAGACGAGGAACCGGCTGAAATTGAGATTCATTCGGA
- a CDS encoding DUF4315 family protein has protein sequence MAKRLSRIERDIERLKEKIGEYQQQLKELEAEKTEQENLQIIQLVRSMNMKPDEFAAFLRSGALNAAPTVTPYHKQEDAADET, from the coding sequence ATGGCAAAAAGACTTTCCCGCATTGAGCGCGACATCGAACGGCTCAAAGAAAAAATCGGCGAATACCAGCAGCAGTTGAAAGAACTGGAAGCCGAAAAGACCGAACAGGAAAATCTGCAAATCATTCAGCTGGTGCGCAGCATGAACATGAAGCCGGACGAGTTCGCAGCTTTCCTGCGCAGCGGTGCGCTGAACGCTGCACCCACTGTCACCCCGTACCACAAACAGGAGGATGCCGCCGATGAAACCTGA